One region of Scomber scombrus chromosome 10, fScoSco1.1, whole genome shotgun sequence genomic DNA includes:
- the LOC133987219 gene encoding transcription factor-like 5 protein yields the protein MSSFPSSCKTIHVSPSPPSREHPCDSVGVILSQGGCLTYDQGQMMGPELGLMEMTEVEYTHLQHLIQAQMEAQAAPPDGPDVRSHPAAVMSPFPTTQAIDLSTSTEEHCLVMPGESTPASYGEVPGFVLARIRGENGPTDSPTNSSIPSQKRSRSAARVCLEKRFNTMCADIPRQQDIQSAALSNFLTMFQQSAEAQEAVIHPQMQKWMKTDRANPFEVTSPYVGGVYNPVTMCGQVIGHIPHMVEPNKHQGLIIPKSFAFNFRPERVVTKPHFTSSSNTTGEQQLVHTESDLQTPVASRKHGIAHSSRPVKAAKAALDSAGDSEGGSRKTARSCISLSQRRERHNSKERERRKRIRLCCDELNMLVPFCDLDTDKVTTLQWTTTFLRYINKTYGDTFKEEFQSAFNDKKGLFLKSNPSSGQDPFQREMDETLSIPLAVEQ from the exons ATGTCATCCTTTCCCTCATCTTGTAAAACCATCCACGTATCGCCTTCACCCCCCTCCAGAGAACATCCCTGTGACTCTGTAGGAGTGATATTGAGCCAAGGTGGATGTTTGACATACGATCAGGGACAGATGATGGGACCTGAGCTGGGCCTGATGGAGATGACAGAGGTTGAATATACACACCTTCAGCACCTTATCCAAGCCCAGATGGAGGCACAAGCTGCTCCTCCAGATGGTCCAGATGTCAGATCTCACCCTGCCGCAGTGATGTCTCCCTTTCCAACCACTCAAGCTATTGACCTCTCGACTTCGACTGAGGAACACTGTCTGGTGATGCCAGGAGAAAGTACACCAGCGTCTTATGGAGAGGTCCCAGGTTTTGTGCTGGCCAGAATCAGAGGGGAAAACGGTCCAACTGACTCACCCACTAACAGTAGCATACCATCGCAGAAGCGATCCAGATCCGCTGCTAGAGTTTGCTTGGAGAAAAGGTTCAACACCATGTGTGCTGACATACCAAGACAGCAAGATATTCAGTCAGCAGCTCTAAGCAA TTTTCTGACGATGTTTCAGCAGTCAGCAGAGGCTCAGGAGGCAGTCATTCATCCTCAAATGCAGAAGTGGATGAAAACTGACCGAGCAAATCCTTTTGAGGTTACCAGCCCATACGTCGGGGGTGTATATAACCCAGTCACAATGTGTGGCCAA GTGATTGGCCATATTCCTCACATGGTTGAACCAAACAAGCATCAGGGTTTAATCATCCCCAAGAGTTTTGCATTTAACTTTCGCCCAGAGCGGGTTGTTACAAAACCTCATtttaccagcagcagcaacacaacaGGAGAGCAGCAGTTGGTGCACACAGAAA GTGATTTGCAGACACCTGTTGCCTCCAGGAAGCACGGTATCGCCCACAGCTCTCGACCCGTGAAGGCTGCTAAGGCTGCCCTAGACTCAGCTGGAGATTCGGAGGGTGGCAGCAGGAAAACAGCGCGATCTTGTATCTCACTCAGCCAGCGCAGGGAGAGACACAACAGCAAGGAGAGAGAACGCAG GAAGAGGATTCGTTTGTGCTGTGATGAGCTGAACATGCTGGTGCCATTCTGTGATTTGGACACAGACAAAGTCACCACCTTGCAGTGGACCACCaccttcctgagatacatcaacAAAACGTATGGAGACACTTTCAAAGAG GAGTTTCAGAGTGCGTTCAACGATAAGAAAGGACTATTTCTTAAATCCAACCCCTCTTCAGGCCAGGACCCATTCCAGCGGGAGATGGACGAGACACTGAGCATTCCTCTTGCAGTAGAACAGTGA
- the col9a3 gene encoding collagen alpha-3(IX) chain — MAVFSALWVLLLCQLLTSSSAQRPGPRGSSGPPGPPGEAGRDGTDGKPGPAGLPGKAGTKGKGGLPGTAGKPGLPGLPGVDGLTGPDGPAGKDGPPGEAGDAGPAGPPGPPGRGRSGAAGLPGTNGLPGGVGPQGPAGAEGLAGLPGPAGSDGPPGLPGTLHDLNGDLLCPAICPPGPSGPPGMPGFKGHTGHKGERGELGKDGEKGDAGPPGPPGIPGTVGLQGPRGLRGLPGPMGSVGDRGLPGFRGKPGIAGIIGKTGDAGEKGPQGFRGPKGEIGKIGAKGGPGGAGPKGEPGIPGRDGKDGTPGLDGEKGDAGRHGVVGEKGPNGLPGLQGKGGAKGSKGEVGDPGKAGETGPSGEPGIPGDIGIPGERGIAGPRGVAGAIGPLGNPGPQGVKGFQGGKGALGDPGLPGPTGIRGEFGDRGPVGASGPKGDMGVAGSDGLPGENGEPGPFGPVGQKGESGKRGELGPKGVTGPQGELGARGVPGKEGPMGFQGEQGVPGIPGKTGVPGKLSSEQHIRELCGSMIDDQIAQLAANLRRPLAPGNVGRPGRAGPQGKPGVTGSIGHPGSRGPPGYRGLPGELGDPGPRGDVGEAGDKGPVGKAIEGPTGDQGYPGLPGVPGIVKDGRDGSPGDPGEPGESGRVGRTGHQGTPGICDTSACQGASVAGKSSNPKNH; from the exons ATGGCGGTGTTCTCCGCTCTTTGGGTGCTCTTACTGTGCCAGCTTTTGACATCATCCTCTGCCCAG AGGCCGGGCCCCAGAGGATCTTCTGGGCCACCAGGACCCCCAGGGGAAGCAGGAAGGGATGGCACTGAT GGCAAACCTGGGCCAGCTGGACTACCAGGGAAAGCA GGTACTAAAGGAAAGGGAGGACTACCAGGAACAGCAGGAAAGCCAGGCCTTCCAGGACTTCCAGGGGTGGAC GGTTTGACAGGTCCCGACGGCCCTGCTGGCAAGGATGGACCCCCAGGGGAGGCA GGTGATGCTGGACCAGCTGGGCCACCTGGACCTCCT GGCAGAGGGAGATCAGGAGCTGCC GGGTTACCTGGAACCAATGGGTTGCCAGGTGGAGTCGGACCCCAGGGTCCAGCG GGCGCTGAGGGTCTTGCAGGACTTCCCGGACCTGCTGGCTCTGATGGACCACCA GGTCTTCCTGGTACTCTTCATGATCTCAACGGTGACCTTCTG TGTCCTGCAATCTGCCCCCCTGGTCCCTCTGGTCCTCCTGGGATGCCAGGATTCAAG GGTCACACAGGACATAAAGGAGAAAGGGGAGAGCTTGGGAAAGATGGAGAAAAG GGTGATGCTGGTCCACCTGGTCCACCAGGTATTCCCGGTACAGTGGGTCTGCAG GGCCCACGTGGTCTAAGAGGTTTGCCAGGCCCAATGGGATCAGTGGGAGACAGA GGCCTGCCAGGATTCAGAGGAAAGCCAGGCATTGCCGGCATCATTGGAAAGACA GGTGATGCTGGTGAAAAGGGGCCACAGGGTTTCAGAGGTCCCAAAGGAGAAATT GGTAAAATTGGTGCTAAAGGAGGTCCTGGTGGAGCAGGACCCAAAGGGGAGCCT GGTATTCCTGGCAGGGATGGCAAAGATGGCACACCAGGATTGGATGGCGAGAAG GGTGATGCTGGGCGCCATGGAGTAGTTGGAGAAAAAGGACCAAATGGCCTTCCT GGCCTACAAGGAAAGGGTGGCGCAAAGGGATCCAAAGGAGAAGTC GGTGACCCAGGGAAGGCTGGAGAGACGGGACCCTCTGGAGAGCCAGGTATTCCT GGTGACATTGGCATCCCAGGAGAGAGGGGAATAGCAGGACCCAGAGGAGTAGCT GGAGCTATTGGACCACTAGGCAACCCTGGTCCTCAGGGAGTGAAAGGCTTCCAG GGGGGAAAAGGAGCCTTGGGGGATCCAGGTCTTCCAGGTCCAACAGGAATCCGTGGGGAGTTTGGAGATAGG GGTCCAGTCGGAGCTTCTGGACCTAAAGGAGACAtg GGCGTGGCAGGAAGTGATGGTTTACCTGGAGAGAACGGAGAACCT GGACCTTTTGGACCAGTTGGACAAAAAGGAGAG TCAGGGAAACGGGGTGAATTGGGACCTAAAGGCGTGACAGGTCCACAAGGGGAACTTGGAGCAAGAGGGGTTCCAGGAAAAGAAGGCCCAATGGGCTTCCAAGGGGAACAAGGTGTGCCTGGAATTCCAGGAAAGACAGGTGTacct ggtaaactgtcaaGCGAACAGCACATCAGAGAGCTGTGTGGCTCAATGATCGATG ATCAGATTGCACAGCTGGCTGCTAACCTTAGAAGACCCCTGGCTCCTGGAAATGTGGGTCGCCCTGGACGTGCTGGACCTCAAGGAAAGCCAGGAGTTACTGGCTCTATTGGACATCCGGGTTCCCGTGGACCACCAGGGTACAGAGGCCTCCCAGGAGAGCTTGGAGACCCTGGTCCCAGAG GTGATGTTGGTGAAGCAGGTGATAAGGGACCTGTCGGCAAAGCGATTGAAGGGCCTACTGGAGACCAAGGATACCCAG GTCTTCCTGGAGTACCTGGAATTGTCAAAGACGGGCGTGATGGATCTCCCGGAGATCCAGGTGAGCCTGGAGAGTCAGGCAGGGTAGGTAGGACTGGGCACCAGGGAACTCCTGGAATCTGTGACACATCAGCGTGCCAGGGAGCATCAGTCGCTGGGAAATCATCCAACCCCAAAAACCATTAA